The sequence GTGCCCTGGGGCAGGTTGTACGCCTCCAGCTTGTCGGCGTTGATCAGCTTGCCCAGCTCCGGCACCATGTTGTAATGCCCGCCGATGACACGCTTGAGCATCCCCTCGTGGGCGAAATGGTCGGCGCCGCTGCCGTCCCGGTTGCCCTGGGCGGCGGCGTAGAAAAGCGTCAGGTCTTTGGGGGAGCCGCTCTCCAGGAAGCGCTGCTCCAGAGCCTTGTTCAGCGCCTCTGGCATGGCGCTGGCCACAAAACCGCTGGTGGTAAAGGTCATGCCGTCCTGGACCATTTTAGCGGCCTCGGCCGCAGTAATCACGGGTTTTTTGCCCATATGTATTGATCCTCCCGTTTCTTCGTTTTCATCGGGTTCCCAGGCGCCGGCTCACTTGCCGATAAAGTGCTTCTCCTTGCGCTTCTCCAGGAACGCGGTCATGCCTTCCTTCTTGTCCTCCGTGGAGAAGGATAGGCCGAAGATGTTGGCCTCCAGCTTCAGGCCGTTGTCCAGATCCATGTCGGCGCCGGAGTTGATGACCTGCTTGGCCAGGGAGACGGCGTAGGGGGCGTTCTTCATGATACGGCCGGCCATCGCCTTGCAGTAATCGAGGAGCTCCTCCTGGGGCACCACGTGGTTGGCCAGGCCGATGCGGTAGGCGTCCTGGGCGTCGATCATATCGCAGGTGAAGATCATCTCCTTGGCGCGGCCCTTGCCCACCAGACGGGCCAGACGCTGGGTGCCACCGAAGCCGGGCAGGATGCCCAGGCCGCACTCGGGCTGGGCAAACTTGGCGTTTTCAGCGGCCACGCGGATGTCGCAGGCCATGGAGATCTCGCAGCCGCCGCCCAGAGCAAAGCCGTTCACAGCCGCGATGGTCACCTGGGGCATGTTCTCCAGACGGCCGAAAGCCTCTCGGGCCAGCAGGCCCATGGCGCGGCCCTCGGCAGGGGTGGCGTTGACCATCTCGGAGATATCGGCGCCTGCCACAAAGGATTTGCTGCCGGAGCCCGTCAGGATGACCACCTTGATATCCGTGCGGCCCTCGATCTCCGCCAGACAGGTGTTCAGCTCTGCCAGGGTTTCGCTGTTCAGGGCGTTGAGGGACTTGGGGCGGTTAATCGTTACCACCGCAATCTCGTTTTCGACTTCCATGAGCAGATTATTCATTTGAAAACCCTCCTTATTAATATGACACCCTTGCTGCTTTGTTTGCAATTTACTTGTATGCAAACAATTTTTACACTGAGATAATACCGCTATAGCCCTAAATTGTCAAGTAAAATTTTGATTATTTTACCAAATTAAATTTATTTTGCTCCAATCAGTTTAGGTATTTTTTCTTTTTATATCAAATAACTTTTGTAATAAATTTTTATGTGCAGCAAAAACAATCTCAAAATAAAGGTTTTTATGTATTTTTTCAAACTTTTTCGTCACAAGTTTTTTGTTGAGCGACGCTTGACAAAGAGGCGGGGTTATGCTATTCTATTTGAGCACCCAAAAGCGCGGAGAACGGGAGCAACTCGCCGGAGTGGCGGAATTGGCAGACGCCCGGGACTTAAAATCCCGTGGGAGAAATCCCGTGCCGGTTCGACCCCGGTCTCCGGCACCAACATCGCGGGGTAGAGCAGCTTGGTAGCTCGTCGGGCTCATAACCCGGAGGTCAGTGGTTCAAATCCACTCCCCGCAACCATAAAACCCTGAAACCGCAATGGTTTCAGGGTTTTTCTCTGTCCCGTTGTAATTTGCAACTGTTTTGATTGAAGAGTCTGTCTCCCTCTTACACGGGGAATCATTTTATTTTTCCTTCAAAATGTCCAGCTTCCTCTTATTTTTGCGCGGCGGCGGTCTTCTGCGCCTTCACGTTCAGACAGTCTGTAAAATTGGTGATGGCCTCCCGCTCCACCTCGGTGCTCTTGTAGGTATAGATCTACCTCGTGGAAACCGAAGCATGGCCGTTGGGGTTCATTCTCTTAATCTCGCAACGCTTAGAAACTGCGGCAAGACGAATCTCAAAACTCTTGGGAGCGATATAGGTTCCCGTCTTGGAGGGAAACAGCAGATTGTCTGGGTTCGGCCAGTTCAAGTGCTGCAAGGTAAAGAGGTGGCGCAGCAGCAGCTCGCCTTTTCTCCGGCCGGTAAATCGGTGGGATTTCCATCCAGCTTATACCGCCCCTGCGCATAGCCGAAAAAGTCTTTCCGAAACATGTGGTGGTTCCGGATGGTCTTGGCGGACGGGCCGCCGGGCCTGCCGGCCTTCTGCGCCCCGTTTTTTGGAAGTTTCTGGTAATAGGTCTGGATCGTGTCCTGCGTAATCTCGCACAGTTTCATCTCCCCAAGGCAAGGGAGATAATGCGTGTGGTACAGGTCGAGATACGTCCCGTAGGTCGTGGACTTCTTGATGGGAGGAGCCTTATACAACTCAAGCCACGGCATAAACGCATCTTTAACAGCGTTTCGGCCTCGGACGGATGCTCCAGCCGGGCGGCTTCCTCGGCCTCGCGCTGGCGCTGCGCTTCCCGCTCTTTCTCGATGTCCGCCATGCGTTTTTGCTCTTCAAAATACTTCTCTTTCCGCTCGATACCTTCCGCCCGGGTCCTTCCCTTGAAGGACTTCCGATTCGGCCCGCCATCCGGCTCTATGCCTATCGAGATCTGGTGAACGCAGCTCTTGTCCTCAAGCTGATAAAACGTACCCTCACCATTTGGTGAGCGGCGAGTCCACTATAAATGATGTCTATACCACCGGGGTTTGGACCTATCCGGCTGGCCCTTTCACGGCGCGGAGGGCAGTCCCTGTTGATATTTTACCACAAGCCCGATTCTGCGCCCCGCACACAGCGATACGGTGGCGAAGTTTACCTTGCAGATGCCCAGCTTGATCGCGTGCTGGACGTCCTCATCCGGGACGCCGGAGGAGCCGTGGAACACCAAGGGGACGCTCACCGCGTCTCGGCCACGAACCGAGCGGCCTCCTCCGGGTCGGTGTAGAGGTCATCGCCGTGTTTCACCTCCAGGCTGTCCTCCTTCCCGCCCAGCCTGCCCAGCTCGGCCTCCACTGCGGGGCGGTGCGGGTAGGCAGCGGTCATCTCCACCACTCGGCGGGCGAGGGCGATGTTCTCCTCCAGGGACAGCTTGGAGCCGTCGATCACGAGGGAGGTGTAGCCGTCCGCCGCGGCCTGGGCGCAGAGGGTGCCGGGGGTGGTCTGGGGGAAGACCGGCGCGTGTTCCGCCTCCGCCGCCGCGATGACCGCCTGGATCATCTCCATGTCCTCTACGTTGAACGCGCCCACGGCATAGCCGTGGGCTTGGGCGTCCAAAAGAAGCTGTCTGCTATTTCACCAATGCCATATTTTCAATCCTTCATCTGCGCCACCAGCTCGGCCAGGGCGTCCACCGCTTCCTTTTCGTCCTCGCCTTCAGCGGAAAGAATGGCCCGCTCTCCCTGGGCCAGACCCAGAGACATGAGCATGATAATGGACTTGGCGTTGTACTTGTCCTCCTCACCCACACGCTGAAGCTCGACGCGGGACTGAAAGGTTCCGGCCAGCCCCACGAAATCCGAGGCTGGGCGGGCATGGAGCCCGGATTCGTTGACGACGACGATCTCTCTGCTATACATGCTGATTACTCCCTTCTGTCGCCCGCTCCGCAAAGGCGGTGAGCCGGGCTCTGATGTCTTCCGCGGTCTTCATACCTTGAACCTCTTGGGCCAGCGCCTTCGCGTCGGCCATATTCAAATTCCGAATGACACGTTTGGCAGCGGGGACGGAGGAGCGCCCCATGGACAGCTTGTGGATGCCCAGTCCAGCCAGAACCGGAATCGCCAGAGGATCACCCCCCAGCTCCCCACAGACGCTGACGCTCTTTCCTGCGGTCTGGAAGGTGCGGGCCAGATCGTTCAAGACGCGAAAGACCGCCGGATGGTACTCCTGATAGTAGGGCCGGACCGCCGGGTTCATCCGGTCGGCGGCACAGAGATACTGGGTCAGGTCGTTGGTTCCCACGCTGACGAAGTCCACCTCATCGGCGATCAAATCGGCAATCAGCGCGATGGAGGGCACCTCCACCATGATTCCGAGCTCGGTCCCGTGGTCCCAGGGGATACCCGCCGCGTCCAGCGCGGCGCCCTCCTCTTTGAAGACCATCTTGGCCGCGCGCACCTCGTCCAACGCGCCCACCATGGGCATCATGATCTTCAGGTTTCCATGGACCGAGGCCCGGAGCGCGGCGCGGATTTGGATGCGGAACAGGTCCATCCGGTCCAGCGAGAGCCGCAGCCCGCGGATGCCAAGGAAGGGATTGCTCTCCTTGGGCAGTTCCAGGGCAGGAAGCTGCTTATCCCCGCCGATGTCCATGGTGCGCAGCACCACCGGCTTGGACCCAAAGGCGGCGAGCACTTTTTGATAGGCTTGGAACTGCTCCTCCTCACCGGGCAGACGATCGCCGCTCAGGTAAAGAAATTCCGTCCGGAAGAGACCGCACCCATCTGTGTGGGCCGTGCCGGAGAGCTCACGGTCATTGACCGCCGCCACGTTGAGGCGGACTTCCAGCCGGACGCCGTCCCGGGTGACCGGCTCGGTGCTCAAGTAGGTCTTCTCCTCCCGCAGGCGGGCGGCCACCTGATCCGCCTTTGCCCTATAAGCCGTTAGCTCCTGTTCCGAGGGCTCCGTCAGGATCTTACCCTCCACGGCGTCCAGGATTACGGTCTGTCCGTCCGTCAGACATTCTATTACCCCGGCTACGCCCAGGACCGCTGGGATTTCATAGCTGCGGGCAATGATGGCGGTGTGGGAGGTTACGCCGCCCACCTGGGTGACAATACCCAGCACATGGGCCCGGTCCAGCGCCACCGTGTCCGACGGGAAGAGGTCGTCCGCCACCACGATGACCGGCTCAGGCAACGAGGAGAGGTCCCGTTCCGGCGCTCCAGCCCAGCAGCGCAGTAGGCGGAGCTTGACGTCCGCCAGGTCGGAGGCCCGTTCGCGCATCATGGGATTTTTTGACCGGCCCAGCACGGCCGCGTAGGTGTCGTACACCTGGGCAATCGCCGCGTCAGGGCTCGCATTTTGACTCTTCACCAGGGCGCGAATCTCCTCGTCCATGGCCGGGTCCAGCAGAATGTCCCGGTGGGCGGCGAGGATCTTGGCCTTGTCCGGATCTCCGCCCTTCAACTTCTCCTCCAGCGCGGCCAACTCCGCCCGGGCGCTGGCGCGAGCCTGCTCATACCGCGCCAGCGCCTGGGGAACCTCCGTAGCCGGGATGGGACTCTCCTCCACTTCGGGGCGGAAGGGCTCATACCTCAGAACTTCGCCGATGACAACGCCCTGC is a genomic window of Intestinimonas massiliensis (ex Afouda et al. 2020) containing:
- a CDS encoding N-terminal phage integrase SAM-like domain-containing protein, whose product is MPWLELYKAPPIKKSTTYGTYLDLYHTHYLPCLGEMKLCEITQDTIQTYYQKLPKNGAQKAGRPGGPSAKTIRNHHMFRKDFFGYAQGRYKLDGNPTDLPAGEKASCCCATSLPCST
- a CDS encoding enoyl-CoA hydratase-related protein, producing the protein MNNLLMEVENEIAVVTINRPKSLNALNSETLAELNTCLAEIEGRTDIKVVILTGSGSKSFVAGADISEMVNATPAEGRAMGLLAREAFGRLENMPQVTIAAVNGFALGGGCEISMACDIRVAAENAKFAQPECGLGILPGFGGTQRLARLVGKGRAKEMIFTCDMIDAQDAYRIGLANHVVPQEELLDYCKAMAGRIMKNAPYAVSLAKQVINSGADMDLDNGLKLEANIFGLSFSTEDKKEGMTAFLEKRKEKHFIGK
- a CDS encoding HPr family phosphocarrier protein gives rise to the protein MYSREIVVVNESGLHARPASDFVGLAGTFQSRVELQRVGEEDKYNAKSIIMLMSLGLAQGERAILSAEGEDEKEAVDALAELVAQMKD
- the ptsP gene encoding phosphoenolpyruvate--protein phosphotransferase gives rise to the protein MELLGKPVSQGVVIGEVLRYEPFRPEVEESPIPATEVPQALARYEQARASARAELAALEEKLKGGDPDKAKILAAHRDILLDPAMDEEIRALVKSQNASPDAAIAQVYDTYAAVLGRSKNPMMRERASDLADVKLRLLRCWAGAPERDLSSLPEPVIVVADDLFPSDTVALDRAHVLGIVTQVGGVTSHTAIIARSYEIPAVLGVAGVIECLTDGQTVILDAVEGKILTEPSEQELTAYRAKADQVAARLREEKTYLSTEPVTRDGVRLEVRLNVAAVNDRELSGTAHTDGCGLFRTEFLYLSGDRLPGEEEQFQAYQKVLAAFGSKPVVLRTMDIGGDKQLPALELPKESNPFLGIRGLRLSLDRMDLFRIQIRAALRASVHGNLKIMMPMVGALDEVRAAKMVFKEEGAALDAAGIPWDHGTELGIMVEVPSIALIADLIADEVDFVSVGTNDLTQYLCAADRMNPAVRPYYQEYHPAVFRVLNDLARTFQTAGKSVSVCGELGGDPLAIPVLAGLGIHKLSMGRSSVPAAKRVIRNLNMADAKALAQEVQGMKTAEDIRARLTAFAERATEGSNQHV